A genomic stretch from Aerococcaceae bacterium zg-1292 includes:
- a CDS encoding ABC transporter ATP-binding protein has protein sequence MVRELWQFILKRKMLYLAILIGVLINYGMSVFPTRITQGIINGIASNQLTREILHQQLIILIVSILISYITGYFWVRWLFTSQAFYQRELKRTLFRKLSLMRTPYYDKFRSGDMMTRFTSDINNLSELLGYGTMSIFYVFGTFIIIIPQMFIISWWISLISMVPIIILGCLVYFIGKKQDDMVEANREAVASLSNEVLEVVEGIRVTRAYGNSALGAARFAKRTESLRHRANQIMFYQAMYGRVANVFLALSAATVLGFGGYAIAAGQITVGDVVALQMYSWILLDPMWMLSDFILIYKTADISFNKLQELLNTDDDLEADGHELLAFPEKIEFRDYQFQYAGSEYQGLENINVTIEKGQTLGIVGKTGSGKTTFIRQLLRQYPVGKGNIYINDLPIQAYQRDSIERHIGYVPQEHVLFSRTVAENIQVGKENASLKELDYAVAVAAFTQDLERMEKGYETLVGEKGVSVSGGQKQRISIARAAIKEPNILILDDSLSAVDAKTERIIIENIQALRQGKMTIIVTHRLSAVTHADWVIVLEEGKIVEEGTPLQLQNSNGWYAQQYRKQQTHEEADA, from the coding sequence ATGGTTAGAGAACTATGGCAGTTTATTTTAAAAAGGAAAATGCTCTATTTAGCAATATTAATAGGTGTGCTTATTAATTATGGTATGAGTGTCTTTCCAACACGGATCACACAAGGCATTATTAATGGCATCGCTTCGAATCAGTTGACACGAGAAATTTTACATCAACAATTAATAATTTTAATTGTTTCAATACTCATTTCTTATATCACTGGTTATTTTTGGGTGCGGTGGCTATTTACCTCTCAAGCCTTTTATCAACGGGAATTAAAGCGCACGTTGTTTCGTAAACTAAGTTTAATGCGGACACCCTATTATGATAAATTTCGCAGTGGCGATATGATGACGCGGTTTACAAGTGATATTAATAATTTATCTGAATTACTAGGCTATGGGACAATGAGTATCTTTTATGTATTTGGGACGTTTATTATTATCATCCCACAAATGTTTATCATTTCATGGTGGATTTCATTGATAAGCATGGTGCCGATTATTATTTTAGGTTGTCTTGTTTATTTTATTGGTAAGAAACAAGATGATATGGTGGAGGCAAACCGTGAAGCTGTTGCAAGTTTAAGCAATGAAGTATTAGAAGTGGTAGAAGGGATTCGGGTGACGAGGGCCTACGGTAATTCTGCATTAGGAGCTGCCCGTTTTGCTAAACGAACAGAATCTCTACGTCACCGTGCGAATCAAATTATGTTTTACCAAGCGATGTATGGTCGTGTTGCTAATGTGTTTTTGGCATTAAGTGCAGCAACCGTACTAGGTTTTGGTGGTTATGCGATTGCTGCTGGACAAATTACAGTCGGTGATGTTGTCGCGCTACAAATGTATTCGTGGATATTGCTAGACCCGATGTGGATGTTATCTGACTTTATTTTAATTTACAAAACGGCAGATATATCATTTAATAAATTACAAGAATTATTGAATACGGATGATGATTTGGAAGCAGATGGTCATGAATTACTCGCATTCCCAGAAAAAATTGAATTTCGTGATTATCAATTTCAATATGCTGGAAGTGAGTATCAAGGACTCGAAAATATTAATGTTACGATTGAAAAAGGGCAAACACTAGGGATTGTTGGTAAAACTGGTAGTGGAAAGACCACATTTATTCGTCAATTACTCAGACAATATCCGGTAGGAAAAGGAAATATTTATATTAATGATTTACCTATTCAAGCGTATCAGCGAGACTCGATTGAACGACATATAGGATATGTGCCGCAAGAACATGTATTATTTTCACGTACAGTAGCGGAAAATATACAGGTTGGAAAAGAGAATGCATCGTTAAAAGAATTGGATTATGCGGTAGCTGTGGCTGCTTTTACACAAGACTTAGAGCGGATGGAAAAAGGTTATGAAACATTGGTTGGTGAGAAAGGTGTCTCTGTATCTGGAGGTCAAAAACAACGGATTTCGATAGCACGAGCAGCTATTAAAGAGCCGAACATCTTAATTCTAGATGATTCGTTATCAGCGGTTGATGCTAAAACGGAACGCATCATCATTGAAAATATTCAAGCGTTACGCCAAGGCAAAATGACGATTATCGTCACCCATCGTCTCTCCGCGGTTACTCATGCGGACTGGGTTATTGTACTTGAAGAAGGAAAAATTGTTGAAGAAGGCACACCATTACAATTACAAAACAGCAATGGCTGGTATGCGCAGCAATATCGAAAACAACAAACGCATGAGGAGGCTGACGCATGA